Proteins found in one Aliidongia dinghuensis genomic segment:
- a CDS encoding LysR family transcriptional regulator — MNLRALDLNLLVVFDAVMTDRSVTKAAVRLNMAQPALSHALTRLRQALQDELFVRTPDGMAPTPKAESLAEGVREALDGLRTALDSAEPFDPTTADRQFAIAVNNHAAIVLAAPLATAAAAEAPSVVLDFRPSGTLDLADRLDRGMLDLAIGGTAAPGDRFADLRLFHDRFAVLMRRGHAAANAGALTLAAFAALPHLMITSSGERVDFVDEALAAAGLARRIALRAPLLATPAALLQSDMIAVVSERAAQEFARTAPLATVPLPFESPVLTTAMLWHRRVGAVPAHRWLRDLVLRVARTAG; from the coding sequence ATGAATCTTCGCGCCCTCGATCTCAACCTGCTCGTCGTGTTCGACGCGGTGATGACCGATCGCAGCGTCACCAAGGCCGCGGTGCGGCTCAACATGGCGCAGCCGGCGCTGAGCCACGCGCTGACCCGCCTGCGTCAGGCGCTCCAGGACGAGCTGTTCGTCCGCACGCCGGACGGCATGGCGCCGACGCCCAAGGCGGAAAGCCTGGCGGAGGGGGTGCGCGAGGCGCTCGACGGCCTGCGCACCGCGCTCGACAGTGCCGAGCCGTTCGATCCGACCACCGCCGACCGGCAGTTCGCCATCGCCGTCAACAATCATGCCGCCATCGTGCTGGCAGCCCCGCTCGCCACGGCGGCGGCGGCAGAGGCGCCGAGCGTCGTGCTCGACTTCCGACCGAGCGGCACGCTCGATCTCGCCGACCGGCTCGACCGGGGCATGCTCGATCTGGCGATCGGCGGCACCGCCGCACCCGGCGATCGCTTCGCCGACCTGCGGCTGTTCCATGATCGCTTTGCCGTGCTCATGCGGCGGGGACATGCGGCCGCGAATGCCGGCGCACTCACGCTCGCCGCCTTCGCAGCCCTGCCGCATCTCATGATCACCTCGTCGGGCGAACGCGTCGACTTCGTGGATGAAGCGCTCGCGGCAGCGGGGCTCGCGCGCCGGATCGCGCTTCGCGCGCCGCTGCTGGCGACGCCCGCGGCCTTGCTGCAATCCGACATGATCGCCGTGGTGAGCGAGCGGGCCGCGCAGGAGTTCGCCCGGACGGCGCCGCTCGCGACGGTGCCGCTGCCGTTCGAGTCGCCGGTGCTGACGACGGCGATGCTCTGGCACCGGCGTGTCGGCGCCGTCCCGGCGCATCGCTGGCTGCGCGATCTCGTGCTGCGCGTCGCCCGGACTGCCGGCTAA
- a CDS encoding efflux RND transporter periplasmic adaptor subunit, which yields MMRRKLLVPALAMAGGFSFALLSHEHDAVAKVPAPAVTPAPVPVTVATATAGDVPIELDGLGRVQAFNTVTVRTQVEGQIQRIAYTQGQTVHKGDLLVKIDPRLYQAKLEQDQAALARDKAHLANAEANLNRYLPLAHSGFASGQQVDTQQAMVAQQQATLKADQAQIDQDQVEVDYTDIAAPIDGVAGFRLVDEGNVVHPTDANGLVTITEVQPIAVLFTLPQADLPEIQQRMAAAGQTGLAVEAYSQDGARKLDQGTLETTNNMVDAASGTITLRADFPNAGKLLWPGEFVQARLVLSVRHDGVAVPAAVVQRGPAGSYAWVVDPSGTAIMQPIQVAQLAHGRALVTSGLAPGQKVVTDGQYGLEPGTRVAEQTANEVASAAPLKNAQTDMLGIQP from the coding sequence ATGATGCGCCGCAAGCTTCTCGTGCCGGCCCTCGCCATGGCCGGCGGCTTCTCCTTCGCCCTGCTGTCGCATGAACACGACGCAGTGGCCAAGGTCCCCGCCCCTGCCGTGACGCCAGCGCCCGTGCCCGTCACCGTGGCAACCGCTACGGCCGGCGACGTGCCGATCGAACTCGACGGTCTCGGCCGGGTCCAGGCGTTCAACACGGTGACCGTCCGTACCCAGGTCGAGGGGCAGATCCAGCGCATCGCCTATACCCAGGGCCAGACCGTGCATAAGGGCGATCTGCTGGTGAAGATCGACCCACGGCTCTATCAGGCCAAGCTCGAGCAGGACCAGGCGGCACTTGCCCGCGACAAGGCGCATCTGGCGAACGCGGAGGCCAACCTCAATCGCTACCTGCCGCTCGCCCATTCCGGCTTCGCGAGCGGCCAGCAGGTCGATACCCAACAGGCCATGGTGGCGCAGCAGCAGGCGACGCTGAAGGCCGACCAGGCGCAGATCGACCAGGACCAGGTCGAGGTGGACTATACGGACATCGCCGCGCCGATCGACGGCGTCGCGGGCTTCCGTCTGGTCGATGAGGGCAACGTCGTCCATCCGACGGATGCGAACGGGCTCGTGACCATCACGGAGGTCCAGCCGATCGCCGTGCTGTTCACGCTGCCCCAGGCGGATCTGCCCGAGATCCAGCAGCGCATGGCGGCGGCGGGCCAGACCGGCCTTGCGGTCGAGGCCTATTCCCAGGACGGCGCGCGGAAGCTCGACCAAGGCACGCTCGAGACCACCAACAATATGGTCGACGCCGCGAGCGGCACGATCACGCTGCGCGCCGATTTCCCGAACGCCGGGAAGCTCCTGTGGCCAGGCGAATTCGTCCAGGCCCGGCTCGTCCTCTCCGTCCGCCACGACGGCGTCGCCGTGCCGGCCGCCGTGGTCCAGCGCGGCCCGGCCGGCAGCTACGCCTGGGTCGTCGATCCAAGCGGGACCGCGATCATGCAGCCGATCCAGGTCGCCCAGCTGGCCCATGGCCGGGCGCTCGTCACGTCGGGTCTCGCTCCCGGCCAGAAGGTGGTGACCGACGGGCAATACGGCCTTGAGCCGGGAACACGCGTCGCCGAGCAGACCGCGAACGAAGTCGCTAGTGCGGCCCCACTCAAGAATGCGCAAACCGACATGCTGGGGATCCAGCCATGA
- a CDS encoding efflux RND transporter permease subunit — protein MSTETSHTGGLSAPFIRRPIATLMLMIGVVLIGIIAYGTLPVAALPSVDLPTIQVTAQLPGADPETMASSVATPLERQFGQIPGLSQMTSASATGFAQVTLQFDASRTVDSAAGDVQAAINAAGGDLPKTMPTPPTYRKTNPADTPILILALTSDTLPLTTVDDYAESILAQKLSQVPGVGLVTIGGQQQPAMRVEINPQQLAAQGLALEDVRTALAAVTVDNPKGTLEGKQQAYALQTNDQLTKITDFNNVIVAYKNGAPIRVKDIGHAEIGPANDELAAWYGHGRGIILAVQRLPGANVIQTVDRINQELPQLEASLPPAIKISLVSDRTTTIRASVADVQFTLALTIGLVVMTILVFLRNLWATIIPGIAVPLSIVGTFAVMAVLGYSLDNLSLMALSIAVGFVVDDAIVMVENIVHHLEHGKKPLEAALAGAGEIGFTILSISVSLVAVFIPLLLMNGVVGKLFQEFAVTVAVAIGVSAFVSLTLTPMLCAYLLKPVPAGGARHGLAYRLLERGFDRLAAGYDAALTRALRHQRTMLVVMLATVTLTGYLFVSIPKGFFPQQDTGLIAGVTEAAQDVSSEALATKQQQVVDLVLKDPAVASVASYVGPGGTNPSPNQGRLFIALKPRGQRGPHASADEVIRRLSRQLEGVTGIHLYMQASQDITIGGRVAKTQYQYTLTDVNAGELASWAPKVVAAVAKLKSVAAVTSDQQSAGLQFSIAIDRDAASRLGIQPQDIDNALDDAFGQRVVTKVFTSLNQYYVILEVDPAFRHGPDALTSIYLRSSAGAPVPLDQVAHPTATTAPLLVNHQGQFPSVTVSFNLAPGSSIGTAVTDVQQTVAALHLPRSIQASFQGTAHAYETALAGQPALIAAALAAVYLILGMLYESAIHPVTILSTLPSAGLGALLTLMAAGMPLDVIGIIGIVLLIGIVKKNGIMMVDFALAAEREGKTPLEAVHAACLSRFRPILMTTMCAILGGIPLMVGTGTGSEIRQPLGYAMVGGLAVSQVLTLFTTPVVYLYMGRLEQAVGRLRALLRQLVRRRPSAA, from the coding sequence ATGAGCACAGAAACCAGCCATACGGGCGGCCTGTCCGCCCCGTTCATCCGCCGCCCGATCGCGACGCTCATGCTGATGATCGGCGTCGTCCTCATCGGCATCATCGCTTACGGCACCCTGCCGGTCGCGGCGCTGCCGTCGGTCGATCTGCCGACGATCCAGGTGACGGCGCAGCTGCCGGGCGCCGATCCGGAGACCATGGCCTCGTCGGTCGCAACGCCGCTCGAGCGGCAGTTCGGCCAGATTCCGGGCCTGTCGCAGATGACGTCCGCGAGCGCCACCGGCTTCGCCCAGGTGACCCTGCAGTTCGATGCCTCGCGCACGGTCGATTCCGCGGCGGGCGACGTCCAGGCCGCGATCAATGCCGCGGGCGGCGACCTGCCCAAGACCATGCCGACGCCGCCGACCTACCGCAAGACGAACCCGGCGGATACGCCGATCCTGATCCTGGCGCTGACCTCGGACACGCTGCCGCTGACCACGGTCGACGATTACGCCGAGAGCATCCTGGCCCAGAAGCTGTCGCAGGTGCCGGGCGTCGGCCTCGTCACGATCGGCGGGCAGCAGCAGCCGGCCATGCGGGTCGAGATCAACCCGCAGCAGCTGGCGGCCCAAGGGTTGGCGCTCGAGGACGTGCGAACGGCGCTCGCCGCCGTGACGGTCGACAATCCCAAGGGCACCCTCGAAGGCAAGCAGCAGGCCTATGCGCTGCAGACGAACGACCAGCTGACCAAGATTACCGATTTCAACAACGTGATCGTCGCCTACAAGAACGGCGCGCCGATCCGGGTCAAGGACATCGGCCATGCCGAGATCGGGCCGGCCAACGACGAGCTGGCAGCCTGGTACGGCCACGGCCGCGGCATCATTCTCGCGGTGCAGCGCCTGCCCGGTGCGAATGTCATCCAGACCGTCGACCGCATCAACCAGGAACTGCCGCAGCTCGAGGCCTCGCTGCCGCCGGCGATCAAGATTTCGCTCGTCTCCGACCGCACGACCACCATCCGCGCCTCGGTCGCCGACGTGCAGTTCACGCTGGCGCTGACCATCGGCCTCGTCGTGATGACGATCCTCGTCTTCCTGCGCAACCTGTGGGCGACAATCATCCCGGGCATCGCCGTGCCGCTGTCGATCGTCGGCACCTTCGCGGTCATGGCGGTGCTGGGCTATTCGCTCGACAACCTGTCGCTCATGGCGCTGTCGATCGCCGTCGGCTTCGTCGTCGACGACGCGATCGTCATGGTCGAGAACATCGTCCATCATCTGGAGCACGGCAAGAAACCGCTCGAGGCGGCGCTCGCGGGCGCCGGCGAGATCGGCTTCACCATCCTGTCGATCTCCGTCTCGCTCGTCGCCGTCTTCATCCCGCTCCTGCTGATGAACGGCGTGGTCGGCAAGCTCTTCCAGGAATTCGCCGTCACCGTCGCGGTCGCGATCGGCGTCTCCGCCTTCGTCTCGCTCACGCTGACGCCGATGCTGTGCGCCTATCTCCTGAAGCCGGTGCCGGCCGGCGGAGCGCGGCACGGCCTCGCCTACCGGCTGCTCGAGCGCGGCTTCGACCGGCTGGCGGCCGGCTATGACGCAGCCCTCACGCGGGCGCTCCGGCACCAGCGCACGATGCTCGTCGTCATGCTCGCGACGGTCACGCTCACTGGCTACCTGTTCGTCAGCATCCCCAAGGGCTTCTTCCCGCAGCAGGACACCGGCCTCATCGCCGGCGTCACGGAGGCGGCGCAGGACGTGTCGTCTGAGGCGCTCGCCACCAAGCAGCAGCAGGTCGTGGACCTGGTGCTCAAGGACCCGGCCGTCGCCTCGGTCGCGAGCTACGTCGGGCCCGGCGGCACCAACCCCTCGCCGAACCAGGGCCGCCTGTTCATCGCGCTGAAGCCCCGGGGCCAGCGCGGGCCGCACGCGAGCGCCGACGAGGTGATCCGGCGCCTCAGCCGGCAGCTCGAGGGTGTTACTGGCATCCATCTCTACATGCAGGCGTCCCAGGACATCACGATCGGCGGCCGGGTCGCCAAGACGCAGTACCAGTACACGCTGACCGACGTGAATGCCGGGGAGCTCGCGAGCTGGGCGCCGAAGGTCGTCGCCGCCGTCGCCAAGCTCAAGAGCGTCGCCGCCGTCACGAGCGACCAGCAGAGTGCCGGCCTACAGTTCTCGATCGCGATCGATCGCGACGCGGCCTCGCGCCTGGGAATCCAGCCGCAGGACATCGACAACGCGCTCGACGACGCCTTCGGCCAGCGCGTGGTGACCAAGGTCTTCACCTCGCTCAACCAGTATTACGTGATCCTGGAGGTCGACCCGGCCTTCCGGCACGGACCGGATGCGCTCACGTCGATCTACCTGCGCTCGTCGGCGGGCGCGCCCGTGCCGCTCGACCAGGTCGCGCATCCGACGGCAACCACGGCGCCGCTGCTGGTCAACCACCAGGGACAGTTCCCGTCGGTCACCGTCTCGTTCAACCTGGCGCCGGGCAGCTCGATCGGCACGGCGGTCACCGATGTCCAGCAGACCGTCGCGGCCCTGCACCTGCCGCGCAGCATCCAGGCGTCGTTCCAGGGCACGGCGCATGCCTATGAGACGGCGCTCGCCGGCCAGCCGGCGCTGATCGCCGCGGCGCTGGCCGCGGTCTACCTGATCCTGGGCATGCTCTACGAGAGCGCCATCCACCCGGTCACGATCCTCTCCACCTTGCCGTCGGCCGGCCTGGGCGCGCTCCTGACCTTGATGGCCGCCGGCATGCCGCTCGACGTTATCGGCATCATCGGCATCGTGCTCTTGATCGGCATCGTGAAGAAGAACGGCATCATGATGGTCGATTTCGCGCTCGCCGCCGAGCGCGAGGGCAAGACGCCGCTCGAGGCCGTCCATGCCGCCTGCCTCTCGCGCTTCCGGCCGATCCTGATGACGACGATGTGCGCGATCCTGGGCGGCATCCCGCTCATGGTCGGCACCGGCACCGGCTCGGAAATCCGCCAGCCGCTGGGCTATGCCATGGTCGGCGGCCTGGCGGTGAGCCAGGTGCTGACCCTGTTCACGACGCCGGTCGTCTACCTCTACATGGGCCGGCTGGAGCAGGCCGTGGGACGGCTGCGCGCGCTTCTGCGGCAGCTCGTCCGACGCCGGCCGTCCGCGGCTTGA
- a CDS encoding carboxymuconolactone decarboxylase family protein gives MTQTHYETNDRFERGQRALAEIDGAGGQKVIDALADIAPDFARYLLEFPFGDIYSRPGLDLRSREIATIAALTALGNAAPQLKVHIAAGLNVGLGREEIVETIMQMAVYAGFPAALNGLFAAKEVFAAHPA, from the coding sequence ATGACGCAGACGCACTACGAGACCAACGACCGGTTCGAGCGGGGGCAGCGCGCCCTCGCTGAGATCGACGGCGCGGGCGGGCAGAAGGTGATCGACGCGCTTGCCGACATCGCGCCCGATTTCGCCCGCTATCTCCTGGAGTTCCCGTTCGGCGACATCTATTCGCGCCCGGGCCTGGACTTGAGAAGCCGCGAGATCGCGACCATCGCGGCGCTGACCGCGCTCGGCAATGCCGCACCCCAGCTCAAGGTCCATATCGCGGCCGGCCTCAATGTCGGGCTCGGCCGCGAGGAGATCGTCGAGACCATCATGCAGATGGCGGTCTATGCCGGCTTCCCCGCGGCACTCAACGGCCTGTTCGCGGCGAAGGAGGTGTTCGCGGCCCATCCGGCCTGA
- a CDS encoding MerR family transcriptional regulator, protein MKIGDLARRTGLSTYTIRYYERIGLLPRVPRTSSQRDYDVSILPWVEFIGRLKTTAMPIREMVRYAQLRARGPETNAERRELLERHRDQVRAHVAELQACLAVLDDKIAGYADDDRMEQSHDADALRDQRPVRAGAARPR, encoded by the coding sequence ATGAAGATCGGCGATCTCGCCCGGCGTACCGGCCTCAGCACCTACACGATCCGCTATTACGAGCGGATCGGGCTGTTGCCGCGCGTGCCGCGCACGTCGAGCCAGCGGGACTATGACGTGAGCATCCTGCCGTGGGTCGAGTTCATCGGGCGTCTCAAGACGACCGCGATGCCGATCCGCGAGATGGTGCGCTACGCCCAGCTGCGGGCCCGGGGGCCGGAGACCAATGCCGAGCGACGGGAGTTGCTCGAACGGCATCGGGACCAGGTCCGCGCCCATGTGGCCGAGCTTCAGGCCTGCCTTGCCGTCCTGGATGACAAGATCGCCGGCTATGCCGACGACGATCGGATGGAGCAGAGCCATGACGCAGACGCACTACGAGACCAACGACCGGTTCGAGCGGGGGCAGCGCGCCCTCGCTGA
- a CDS encoding TetR/AcrR family transcriptional regulator translates to MSVSRKLAPEAPSADKLADKLSARERILNVASELFYHQGVRAVGIDTIIAAAGVAKMSLYRAFPSKDDLVAAYLERRNLEFWERWDRTVAAYPDDPRAQLEALLDAITRRTVSEAYRGCPFLNTATEFPGSALPADAVIRAHKHRVNERLRAMAEGAGVRDPQTLADQLQLVIDGAYTAGQALGADGPAKALASAGRVLIAAALGDVPTKTTA, encoded by the coding sequence ATGAGCGTATCCCGCAAACTGGCGCCCGAAGCGCCTTCCGCCGACAAGCTCGCCGACAAGCTCTCTGCGCGCGAGCGGATCCTGAACGTCGCGAGCGAGCTGTTCTATCACCAGGGCGTGCGCGCGGTCGGCATCGACACGATCATCGCCGCCGCGGGCGTCGCCAAGATGAGCCTCTATCGCGCCTTTCCGTCCAAAGACGATCTGGTCGCAGCCTATCTGGAACGGCGCAATCTCGAGTTCTGGGAGCGCTGGGACCGCACGGTCGCAGCATATCCGGACGATCCGCGGGCGCAGCTCGAAGCCCTGCTCGATGCGATCACCCGCCGGACGGTGTCGGAAGCGTACCGTGGCTGCCCGTTCCTCAATACCGCGACGGAGTTCCCGGGCTCGGCCCTGCCGGCCGATGCGGTCATCCGTGCGCACAAGCATCGGGTGAACGAGCGGCTCCGCGCCATGGCCGAGGGTGCGGGCGTGCGCGACCCGCAGACGCTCGCCGACCAGCTGCAGCTCGTCATCGACGGCGCCTACACGGCGGGCCAGGCCTTGGGCGCCGACGGGCCGGCCAAGGCGCTCGCGTCCGCCGGGCGCGTGCTGATCGCGGCAGCGCTCGGCGATGTGCCGACGAAAACAACCGCTTGA
- a CDS encoding MFS transporter has product MRSKRLHYGWIVAAITFLTLLAAAGVRSTPSVLMVPLESEFHWSRATISSAVAVNILLYGLMGPFAAAIMERFGIRRTMVSALTVIAFGVAMTPLMTEPWQLILLWGVVVGSGTGVTAMVLGATVVAHWFTERRGLVMGILTASTATGQLVFLPMLASFADAYGWRSVSLTVAGVSAVMVPVVALFMRNRPGDLGLRPYGEPEGTEPPVHVAGNPFTRAINALIAGFRSRDFWLLAGSFFVCGASTNGLIGTHLIPACVDHGIPEVTGASLLAAMGIFDFFGTTLSGWLSDRWDNRYLLAWYYGLRGLSLLFLPFSFDLSFAGLSIFAVFYGLDWIATVPPTVRLATNAFGKENVGIMFGWIGAAHQLGASFAAYGAGLLRTDLGSYTQAFMISGALCVGASVMVLFIGLKRGRDEGELRPIAIPAE; this is encoded by the coding sequence ATGCGTTCAAAGCGTCTGCATTACGGCTGGATCGTCGCCGCCATCACTTTTCTGACCTTGTTGGCCGCGGCCGGCGTGCGCTCGACGCCGAGCGTACTGATGGTGCCGCTCGAGAGTGAATTCCACTGGAGCCGCGCCACGATTTCAAGCGCGGTCGCGGTCAATATCCTGCTCTACGGCCTGATGGGCCCCTTCGCCGCCGCCATCATGGAGCGGTTCGGCATCCGCCGCACGATGGTCTCAGCGCTCACCGTCATCGCCTTTGGCGTCGCCATGACGCCGCTCATGACCGAGCCCTGGCAGCTCATCCTGCTGTGGGGCGTCGTGGTCGGCAGCGGCACGGGCGTCACAGCCATGGTGCTGGGCGCCACCGTCGTCGCCCATTGGTTCACCGAACGGCGCGGGCTCGTCATGGGCATCCTGACCGCCAGCACGGCGACCGGGCAGCTCGTGTTCCTGCCGATGCTGGCAAGCTTCGCCGATGCCTATGGCTGGCGCTCGGTCTCGCTCACGGTTGCCGGCGTCTCGGCCGTGATGGTGCCGGTCGTGGCGCTGTTCATGCGCAACCGGCCGGGCGACCTGGGCTTGCGCCCCTATGGCGAGCCCGAAGGCACCGAGCCGCCGGTCCATGTTGCCGGCAACCCGTTCACCCGTGCGATCAATGCGCTCATCGCCGGCTTCCGCTCGCGTGACTTCTGGCTGCTGGCCGGCAGCTTCTTCGTGTGCGGCGCCAGCACCAACGGGCTCATCGGGACCCATCTCATTCCGGCCTGCGTCGACCACGGCATCCCCGAGGTAACCGGCGCCAGCCTGCTCGCCGCCATGGGCATCTTCGACTTCTTCGGCACGACGCTGTCCGGCTGGCTCAGCGACCGCTGGGACAACCGCTATCTGCTCGCCTGGTACTACGGGCTGCGCGGCCTGTCTCTCCTGTTCCTGCCCTTCTCGTTCGATCTGAGCTTCGCGGGCCTGTCGATCTTCGCCGTGTTCTATGGGCTCGACTGGATCGCGACCGTGCCGCCGACGGTCCGGCTTGCGACCAATGCGTTCGGCAAGGAGAACGTCGGCATCATGTTCGGCTGGATCGGCGCCGCCCACCAGCTGGGCGCCTCGTTCGCAGCCTATGGCGCGGGCCTGCTCAGGACCGACCTCGGCTCCTATACCCAGGCCTTCATGATCTCGGGCGCGCTCTGCGTCGGCGCCTCGGTCATGGTGCTGTTCATCGGCCTGAAGCGTGGCCGGGACGAGGGCGAGCTGCGGCCGATCGCCATCCCGGCCGAGTGA
- a CDS encoding chromate resistance protein ChrB domain-containing protein — protein MDVSVCPEDLQQSRGAFPPPLVIDVRPNEAFAAWHQMLPGAIRRDPDELPEWVGAIEIGRPIVVYGVQGREVSQVAATALRERGFVAQFLKEGIQGWLDRGFPLRPVEDPSLWVTRERPKVDRIACPWLIRRFIDPDARFLYVPADAVLAAAAATGATPYDIPGVELGHHGDECSFDAIRHRYRLEAPELDAPGLDRLATIVRGADTGRPDLVPEAAGLLAVSRGLSAVFDDDHRQLRHGLVVYDALYAACRAGSLS, from the coding sequence ATGGACGTTTCGGTCTGTCCCGAAGACCTTCAGCAATCGCGGGGCGCCTTTCCGCCACCGCTCGTCATCGACGTGCGGCCGAACGAGGCGTTCGCGGCCTGGCACCAGATGCTGCCGGGTGCCATCCGGCGCGACCCCGACGAGCTTCCAGAGTGGGTCGGCGCGATCGAGATCGGCCGGCCGATCGTCGTCTATGGCGTCCAGGGGCGCGAGGTCAGCCAAGTGGCCGCGACGGCGCTCCGCGAGCGCGGGTTCGTTGCCCAGTTCCTCAAGGAGGGCATCCAGGGCTGGCTCGATCGCGGCTTCCCGCTGCGGCCGGTCGAGGATCCGTCGCTCTGGGTCACGCGCGAGCGGCCGAAGGTCGACCGCATCGCCTGCCCGTGGCTGATCCGCCGGTTCATCGATCCGGACGCGCGCTTCCTCTATGTCCCGGCAGACGCGGTGCTGGCGGCCGCCGCCGCGACCGGCGCCACCCCCTATGACATCCCCGGCGTCGAGCTTGGCCATCACGGCGACGAATGCAGCTTCGACGCCATCCGCCATCGCTATCGGCTCGAGGCGCCCGAACTCGATGCGCCGGGGCTCGACCGGCTGGCGACGATCGTTCGCGGCGCCGACACGGGCCGGCCCGATCTGGTACCGGAGGCGGCAGGCCTGCTCGCCGTGTCGCGCGGCCTGTCCGCCGTCTTCGACGATGACCATCGCCAACTGCGCCACGGGCTCGTCGTCTATGACGCACTCTACGCCGCATGCCGCGCCGGATCGTTGTCGTGA
- the chrA gene encoding chromate efflux transporter translates to MSKLEAPDIAVGPTVGHGVTLGEATRVWARVAMLSFGGPAGQIAVKHRILVEEKKWIGETRFLHALNYCMLLPGPEAQQLATYIGWLLHGIRGGLIAGGLFVLPGYVALMILSWLYAGYGDIGAVQGLFFGLKAAVLAVVLEALVKIGKRALRNRVMVGLAGLAFVAIFFFGVPFPLIVIAAALVGFVGNAAGIAAFRPGANGKTAATDDGSAAIDRAFAREIPEHVRPATGRALRIAAICLVLWLGPLVVLLATVGTQNVFTDIAAFFATMAVVTFGGAYAVLAYVAQAAVEHYGWLQPGEMLAGLGMAETTPGPLIIVLQFVGFMGAFRHPGLLPPMLAGVLGGTLATWTTFAPCFLWIFVGGPYIEALRGNKALSAALSAITAAIVGVVLNLAVWFAIHTLFGRVDVAHPGFALRLQVPDPGSISIGTLILATAAMLALFRFKVGMIPTLAVCSALGVGSYFLGVMQ, encoded by the coding sequence ATGAGCAAGCTCGAGGCGCCCGATATCGCCGTCGGACCGACCGTGGGCCACGGGGTCACCCTCGGCGAGGCCACGCGCGTCTGGGCGCGCGTCGCGATGCTGAGCTTCGGCGGACCCGCCGGCCAGATCGCCGTCAAGCACCGCATCCTGGTCGAAGAGAAAAAATGGATCGGCGAGACCCGCTTCCTGCATGCGCTCAACTACTGCATGCTTCTGCCGGGTCCCGAGGCGCAGCAGCTTGCGACCTACATCGGCTGGCTGCTGCACGGCATTCGCGGCGGGCTGATTGCCGGCGGGCTGTTCGTCCTGCCCGGCTACGTCGCGCTCATGATCTTGAGCTGGCTCTACGCCGGGTACGGCGACATCGGCGCGGTCCAGGGCCTGTTCTTCGGACTCAAGGCCGCCGTGCTGGCGGTCGTGCTTGAAGCGCTGGTCAAGATCGGCAAGCGGGCGCTGCGCAACCGCGTCATGGTCGGCCTCGCAGGACTGGCCTTCGTCGCGATCTTCTTCTTCGGCGTCCCCTTCCCGCTGATCGTGATCGCGGCCGCCCTGGTGGGCTTCGTCGGCAACGCGGCGGGGATCGCAGCCTTCCGTCCCGGTGCGAACGGCAAGACCGCCGCCACCGACGACGGCTCGGCGGCGATCGACCGGGCATTCGCGCGCGAAATCCCCGAGCATGTCCGGCCGGCAACCGGTCGCGCGCTCCGGATCGCAGCGATCTGCCTCGTGCTCTGGCTCGGGCCGCTCGTCGTCCTGCTGGCGACGGTCGGCACGCAGAACGTGTTCACCGACATCGCCGCGTTCTTCGCGACCATGGCCGTCGTCACGTTTGGCGGCGCCTACGCGGTGCTAGCCTATGTCGCGCAGGCGGCGGTCGAGCACTACGGCTGGCTCCAGCCGGGCGAGATGCTGGCCGGTCTCGGCATGGCCGAGACGACGCCGGGTCCCCTCATCATCGTGCTCCAGTTCGTGGGATTCATGGGCGCCTTCCGCCATCCGGGGCTGCTGCCGCCGATGCTGGCGGGCGTCTTGGGCGGCACGCTCGCTACCTGGACCACTTTCGCGCCGTGCTTTCTGTGGATCTTCGTCGGCGGGCCGTACATCGAGGCGCTGCGCGGCAACAAGGCGCTGTCGGCGGCGCTCTCCGCCATTACCGCGGCGATCGTCGGCGTCGTGCTGAACCTCGCCGTCTGGTTCGCGATTCACACGCTGTTCGGCCGGGTGGACGTCGCCCATCCCGGCTTCGCCCTCCGCCTCCAGGTGCCCGATCCGGGCTCGATCAGCATCGGAACGCTGATCCTGGCCACGGCCGCCATGCTCGCCCTGTTCCGGTTCAAGGTCGGGATGATCCCGACCCTGGCAGTCTGCTCGGCGCTCGGCGTGGGCAGTTATTTTCTCGGAGTAATGCAATGA